Proteins found in one Onychomys torridus unplaced genomic scaffold, mOncTor1.1, whole genome shotgun sequence genomic segment:
- the LOC118576611 gene encoding SEC23-interacting protein-like: MSAGQSAFSKPPATLPFTTGSQDVLTAFPPSVSKAHHGAAPSSQMGMNTYLPSQPSSLPPNFGSPPQGIPQQGHNPYRHTPVSSRANPYITPPQLQQCQTPGHPSYPLPSGPPVQTYQMPPGPMPPLPPSMQSPAQQQVPARPAGPHVQGPAPFVLQNQYEPVQPHWFYCKEVEYKQLWMPFSVLDSLNLEEIYNSVQPDPESVVLGTDGGRYDVYLYDRMRKSVYWEEEPAEVRRCTWFYKGDTDSRFIPYTEEFSEKLEV, translated from the exons ATGTCGGCCGGACAGTCAGCATTTTCCAAGCCCCCAGCCACACTCCCTTTTACAACAGGATCCCAAGATGTGTTGACTGCATTTCCACCGTCTGTTTCCAAGGCTCATCATGGTGCTGCACCTTCCTCACAGATGGGAATGAATACCTATTTGCCTTCTCAGCCGAGTAGTCTCCCTCCAAATTTTGGGAGCCCTCCCCAAGGGATTCCTCAACAAGGACATAACCCATATCGCCACACTCCTGTCAGCAGCAGGGCGAACCCCTATATTACACCCCCACAGCTGCAGCAATGCCAGACGCCAGGCCATCCCTCCTACCCTCTGCCTTCTGGACCCCCTGTGCAGACGTACCAAATGCCGCCAGGACCCATGCCACCG CTCCCTCCATCAATGCAGTCACCAGCACAGCAGCAGGTACCTGCCAGACCAGCAGGACCCCATGTCCAGGGACCAGCTCCTTTTGTACTTCAGAACCAGTATGAACCTGTTCAGCCTCACTGGTTTTACTGCAAGGAGGTGGAATATAAACAACTGTGGATGCCTTTTAGTGTGCTTGACTCTTTGAATCTTGAAGAGATCTATAATTCAG TGCAGCCAGATCCTGAAAGTGTGGTTCTAGGCACGGATGGAGGGCGCTATGATGTTTACCTCTATGACCGCATGAGGAAGTCTGTGTATTGGGAAGAGGAGCCGGCTGAAGTGAGACGCTGTACTTGGTTTTACAAAGGGGACACAGATAGTAGATTCATTCCCTATACAGAGGAGTTCAGTGAAAAACTGGAGGTATGA